One genomic window of Pseudomonadales bacterium includes the following:
- a CDS encoding septal ring lytic transglycosylase RlpA family protein, translating to MVLRARLSKQYTIFAWLGLTALMAALLQSCSSGGGYGYGDGPPPKDIDVRNLPDAQPKVEPITKAGNPDPYTQFGKTYRLLPAGAVYKERGVASWYGNKFHGRKTSNGETYSMYGMTAAHKTLRIPAYVKVTNLENGRSVIVRVNDRGPFHGNRIIDLSYAAAKKLGYSDKGTARVEVEAIDPRTFNRYQDNVVEQPSIEKVGGPIVTAGTPAKPAQTGVARADTSPLRSARLDGYDFQLPGNTFLQAGAFSSEGSARQLLTRLQKVTATPVVIREKQHPEAIFKVLLGPLTDNIELLKLRNLLHKTENIQAFVVYD from the coding sequence ATGGTCTTGCGAGCTAGACTTTCAAAACAATACACCATATTTGCCTGGCTGGGTTTGACCGCCTTGATGGCTGCATTGTTGCAGTCCTGCTCTTCCGGTGGCGGTTATGGGTACGGTGATGGTCCGCCACCAAAAGATATTGATGTGCGCAATCTTCCTGATGCGCAACCCAAAGTCGAGCCCATTACCAAGGCGGGTAATCCTGATCCGTATACTCAGTTTGGCAAGACCTACCGGCTGTTACCTGCCGGTGCTGTCTATAAAGAAAGGGGGGTCGCTTCCTGGTATGGCAACAAGTTCCACGGGCGTAAGACTTCCAATGGTGAAACCTACAGTATGTACGGCATGACGGCTGCCCATAAAACCCTGCGTATCCCCGCTTATGTCAAAGTGACGAATCTGGAAAACGGGCGCAGTGTCATTGTGCGCGTTAATGACCGGGGGCCATTTCACGGTAACCGGATTATTGATCTGTCCTATGCGGCGGCGAAGAAACTCGGTTATTCCGATAAAGGTACCGCCAGGGTCGAGGTGGAAGCCATCGACCCGAGAACCTTCAATCGTTATCAGGATAATGTGGTTGAGCAGCCCTCTATCGAAAAGGTTGGCGGGCCGATAGTCACGGCAGGCACTCCCGCGAAACCCGCTCAAACCGGTGTGGCGAGGGCTGATACCAGTCCGCTTAGAAGTGCACGCCTGGATGGTTACGATTTTCAGTTGCCGGGCAATACTTTTTTGCAGGCAGGCGCTTTCAGCTCAGAGGGTTCCGCACGGCAATTGCTTACCCGCTTGCAGAAAGTGACGGCCACTCCGGTCGTGATTCGTGAAAAGCAGCATCCCGAGGCGATATTCAAAGTGTTGCTGGGGCCGTTAACCGACAATATTGAGCTTCTCAAGCTGAGAAATCTGTTGCACAAGACTGAGAATATTCAGGCTTTTGTGGTCTACGATTAA
- the rlmH gene encoding 23S rRNA (pseudouridine(1915)-N(3))-methyltransferase RlmH: MRLKIIAIGTRMPGWVEQGFSEYAKRLPPELKLEMVELPLGQRGKGSDLQRAIAREGEAMMKAVDPRDHVIALDVKGNPWNTGQLAGKLSEWLGSGDNYSLLIGGPDGLAPECMARANTRWSLSNLTLPHPLVRILLAEQLYRAWSINVGHPYHR; this comes from the coding sequence GTGCGATTAAAAATAATTGCCATAGGAACCCGTATGCCCGGCTGGGTAGAACAGGGCTTCTCTGAATACGCTAAACGGCTTCCCCCTGAATTGAAACTGGAAATGGTAGAACTGCCTCTTGGGCAGCGTGGCAAGGGCAGTGATCTTCAGCGTGCTATTGCCAGAGAAGGCGAGGCAATGATGAAGGCGGTTGACCCCCGTGACCATGTGATTGCGCTGGATGTTAAAGGCAATCCCTGGAATACCGGACAGTTGGCTGGCAAGTTGAGTGAATGGCTCGGCAGTGGTGATAATTACAGTTTGTTAATCGGTGGGCCGGATGGGTTGGCCCCAGAATGTATGGCGCGAGCCAACACTCGCTGGTCGCTTTCCAATCTGACGCTGCCCCATCCCCTGGTGCGAATTCTTCTTGCGGAACAACTCTACCGGGCCTGGAGTATCAATGTCGGACACCCTTATCACCGGTAG
- a CDS encoding DUF4124 domain-containing protein: MTVQGLIKAVIPGLVALAFSAEAAVVYKYLDTGGNVGYGDQLPAGALLLKEVEVVDSPGAGSTGAENLAVSNALIEQLSKTADRLKRDRQDRDAARIAEEKARMVATQPTLPPVIYREDHYYPYYPGYQGAKRRFSRRSDPGIYKKPTYRRHVREDERSPSGRRAYSRYPYNGPVLTPRTPVITP; the protein is encoded by the coding sequence GTGACAGTGCAAGGGTTGATCAAGGCCGTTATTCCGGGGTTGGTGGCGCTGGCTTTCAGTGCCGAGGCTGCGGTGGTCTATAAGTATCTGGATACCGGGGGCAATGTGGGTTATGGCGATCAGTTACCTGCCGGAGCGCTATTGCTGAAAGAAGTTGAAGTAGTCGACTCCCCGGGTGCAGGCAGCACCGGGGCTGAAAATCTGGCCGTTTCCAATGCGCTGATTGAGCAGTTGTCGAAAACTGCCGACCGGCTCAAGCGGGACCGGCAGGATCGCGATGCTGCGAGAATTGCGGAAGAAAAAGCCCGTATGGTGGCCACTCAGCCCACACTGCCCCCTGTTATTTACCGGGAAGATCACTATTATCCGTATTACCCTGGTTATCAAGGCGCAAAGCGCAGGTTCAGTCGCCGCTCCGATCCAGGTATTTACAAAAAGCCGACTTACCGGCGCCATGTCCGTGAGGATGAGCGCTCTCCCTCTGGTCGGAGAGCCTACAGTCGTTACCCCTACAATGGGCCTGTTCTCACGCCCCGGACTCCGGTGATAACGCCCTGA
- the nadD gene encoding nicotinate-nucleotide adenylyltransferase, translated as MSIGVFGGTFDPVHIGHLRTALELKARLNLAEMRMIPSAQPPHRDTPSTSAAHRLAMLERAVAGEPGMKADDCELKRTGPSYTIDTLRAVRAEMGAHVPVYLCIGMDALLTINSWQHWRLLLDFAHIVAVARPGWLPPEEGDVAVFIRQHREQLECLPNSACGHIAIAEMTLLPVSATGIRESLKRGESVRYLVPDSVIEYIREQGLYR; from the coding sequence GTGTCTATTGGTGTTTTCGGTGGTACGTTTGATCCGGTTCATATCGGTCATTTGCGCACAGCACTGGAATTGAAGGCGCGTCTAAATCTTGCTGAAATGCGCATGATTCCTTCGGCACAACCCCCGCATCGCGATACGCCATCGACATCGGCGGCGCATCGGCTGGCAATGCTGGAGCGGGCTGTGGCGGGTGAGCCTGGCATGAAGGCTGATGACTGTGAACTAAAGCGCACCGGCCCTTCGTACACAATCGATACCTTGCGGGCAGTCAGGGCCGAAATGGGCGCTCATGTGCCGGTGTACCTCTGTATAGGCATGGATGCGTTGTTGACGATTAACAGCTGGCAGCATTGGCGGCTGTTGCTCGATTTCGCGCATATTGTTGCTGTGGCGAGGCCTGGCTGGCTCCCGCCGGAAGAGGGCGATGTGGCGGTGTTTATCCGGCAACATCGTGAACAGCTGGAGTGCTTGCCGAATTCCGCCTGTGGCCATATAGCCATTGCGGAAATGACGCTGTTGCCGGTTTCAGCCACAGGCATTAGAGAATCCTTGAAACGGGGTGAATCTGTGCGTTATCTGGTGCCTGATTCGGTCATTGAATATATCAGAGAGCAGGGCCTTTACCGATAA
- a CDS encoding SDR family oxidoreductase, whose translation MNIQNRVIVITGAGRGLGEGIAVNLAERGARLALVDVSDEGLNSVKSRCQKLGVDVRCYRANVASEHEVVAAFQQVVNDFGAINGLINNAGIIRDRLLVKSEDNQVVAKMSLAEWQAVMDVNLTGVFLCGREAAAHMVESRIDEGVIINISSIARAGNLGQSNYSAAKAGVVAMATTWAKELARYNIRAAAIAPGFINTDMVKSMPEKVQDKLASLVPLGRAGEPGHIAETVAFILENDYISGRVFEIDGGLRL comes from the coding sequence ATGAATATTCAGAACCGTGTAATAGTCATTACTGGTGCAGGGCGAGGGCTTGGTGAAGGGATAGCAGTCAACCTGGCTGAACGCGGTGCCAGGCTCGCGCTCGTCGATGTTTCCGATGAAGGTTTGAATAGCGTAAAGTCCCGATGCCAGAAACTCGGTGTGGATGTTCGCTGCTACCGGGCAAATGTTGCCAGTGAGCATGAAGTTGTGGCTGCTTTTCAGCAGGTAGTCAACGATTTTGGTGCTATTAACGGGTTGATCAACAATGCGGGCATTATTCGCGATCGACTGCTGGTGAAGTCTGAAGATAACCAGGTCGTTGCAAAAATGTCGCTTGCCGAATGGCAGGCGGTGATGGATGTTAATCTCACCGGAGTCTTTCTTTGTGGGCGCGAAGCTGCGGCGCACATGGTTGAGTCCCGGATTGATGAAGGTGTGATTATCAATATTTCCAGTATTGCTCGCGCTGGAAACCTCGGACAGAGCAATTATTCAGCCGCCAAGGCCGGGGTGGTTGCCATGGCGACCACCTGGGCAAAAGAACTTGCGCGTTACAATATTCGTGCGGCTGCTATTGCGCCGGGTTTTATCAATACCGATATGGTGAAAAGCATGCCGGAAAAAGTGCAGGACAAATTGGCATCTCTGGTACCTCTGGGGCGTGCAGGAGAGCCTGGGCATATTGCTGAAACTGTCGCGTTTATTCTGGAAAACGATTATATCTCGGGGCGTGTTTTCGAAATTGATGGCGGGTTAAGGCTTTAG
- a CDS encoding glutamate-5-semialdehyde dehydrogenase: MQQLGQRAREAARVIAAASTETKNTALLAIADVLSASRSELMAANATDMADGRKNGLDEALLDRLELNDARIDGMIEGLQQVARLRDPVGEISALETRPSGIELGKMRVPLGVVGIIYESRPNVTIDAASLCLKSGNATILRGGSEAIHSNQAIARCIERGLDKAGLPVAAVQVIEITDRAAVGELITMTDFVDVIVPRGGKSLIERISAEARVPVIKHLDGICHVYIDDKADLNMAFDIAVNAKTHRYGVCNAMETLLVAEPVAKSILPRLAQAYVKQGVELRGCEKTRAIIDCVEATEEDWSTEYLAPVLSIKVVADMDEAMAHIARYSSQHTDAIITGDKYRSDRFLREVDSSSVMVNASTRFADGFEYGLGAEIGISTDKIHARGPVGLEGLTSQKWVVYGHGEVRS, from the coding sequence ATGCAGCAGCTGGGGCAACGAGCCCGCGAGGCTGCCCGTGTTATTGCTGCAGCCAGCACGGAAACCAAAAATACAGCATTGCTGGCAATTGCCGACGTGTTGAGTGCCAGTCGCTCCGAGTTGATGGCGGCCAATGCAACCGATATGGCCGATGGTCGCAAAAACGGACTGGATGAGGCGCTACTGGACCGACTGGAATTAAACGATGCCAGAATTGATGGCATGATTGAAGGCTTGCAGCAGGTTGCCAGGTTGCGTGACCCTGTTGGCGAAATATCAGCTCTTGAGACGCGGCCCAGCGGTATAGAGCTAGGCAAAATGCGGGTGCCTCTCGGTGTGGTAGGCATTATCTATGAGTCCCGCCCGAATGTGACAATTGATGCTGCCAGTTTGTGCCTGAAATCCGGCAATGCCACTATCCTGCGTGGTGGCAGCGAAGCGATTCATTCCAATCAGGCCATTGCGCGTTGCATTGAACGGGGGTTGGACAAGGCCGGATTACCTGTTGCTGCTGTTCAGGTCATTGAAATCACGGATCGAGCAGCGGTGGGCGAGCTGATTACCATGACAGACTTTGTGGATGTGATTGTGCCCCGTGGAGGCAAAAGTCTGATTGAAAGAATCAGTGCTGAAGCCAGAGTGCCGGTGATCAAACATCTGGACGGCATTTGCCATGTCTACATTGATGACAAAGCCGACTTGAACATGGCCTTTGATATTGCCGTTAATGCCAAAACACACCGCTATGGTGTATGTAACGCGATGGAGACGCTGTTGGTTGCGGAGCCTGTCGCCAAAAGTATTTTGCCTCGATTGGCGCAAGCGTATGTGAAGCAAGGTGTTGAATTACGTGGTTGCGAAAAAACCCGCGCCATTATTGACTGCGTCGAAGCGACAGAAGAAGACTGGAGCACGGAATATCTGGCGCCGGTCTTGTCGATTAAAGTAGTAGCAGATATGGATGAGGCAATGGCACACATTGCCCGCTATAGTTCACAGCATACCGATGCCATTATCACCGGCGACAAATATCGCAGCGACCGCTTTCTTCGCGAAGTGGATTCCAGCTCGGTCATGGTGAATGCTTCCACCCGTTTTGCCGACGGTTTTGAATATGGTCTGGGTGCAGAAATCGGTATTTCTACTGACAAGATACATGCTCGCGGGCCGGTTGGTCTGGAGGGGCTAACGTCACAGAAATGGGTGGTTTACGGTCATGGTGAGGTACGTAGCTAA
- the mltB gene encoding lytic murein transglycosylase B produces the protein MSVNRFVLHGFVCLVAAVSSDAWADYRNHPQGVVFAQRMVSEHGFDLAEVERVLAAAEKKQPIIDAMNRPAEKVKPWKDYRDIFISEKRIDEGARFWNDNREALARAEKQFGVAPEIIVAIIGVETFYGRNKGSWRVVDALSTLGFDYPKRSKFFTRQLEEFLLLAREQKKDPLLLTGSYAGAMGYGQFIPSSYRSYAVDFDGDGFVDIWNSSTDAIGSVANYFAAHKWQAGQPVVTRARVTEGYDQERLNQLSLANTLNDLEKLGFAPVDKLPGEMQAFPLELEGNGGVEFWLALPNFYTITRYNHSHLYAMAVHQLSQLILERVNGLAS, from the coding sequence ATGAGCGTAAATCGATTTGTTTTGCACGGGTTTGTTTGTCTGGTAGCAGCAGTAAGTAGCGATGCGTGGGCGGATTACAGAAATCACCCTCAAGGCGTGGTCTTTGCCCAGCGCATGGTGAGCGAACATGGTTTTGATCTGGCCGAGGTTGAACGGGTGCTCGCTGCAGCCGAGAAAAAACAGCCGATCATTGATGCCATGAACAGGCCTGCCGAGAAGGTAAAGCCCTGGAAAGACTACCGGGACATTTTTATCAGTGAGAAGCGCATTGACGAAGGTGCAAGGTTCTGGAATGACAACCGCGAAGCGCTTGCCCGTGCTGAAAAGCAGTTTGGTGTGGCGCCGGAAATTATTGTTGCCATTATCGGTGTGGAAACTTTCTATGGTCGAAACAAGGGCAGCTGGCGGGTGGTGGACGCGCTTTCCACGCTGGGGTTTGATTACCCCAAACGAAGCAAGTTTTTTACCCGGCAACTGGAAGAATTTCTGTTGCTCGCTCGCGAGCAGAAAAAAGACCCACTACTACTGACCGGGTCTTATGCCGGGGCCATGGGGTACGGGCAATTCATCCCCAGCAGCTACCGCAGCTATGCAGTAGACTTTGATGGTGACGGGTTTGTTGATATCTGGAACAGCTCCACCGACGCGATTGGCAGTGTGGCGAATTATTTTGCGGCTCACAAGTGGCAAGCGGGTCAGCCGGTAGTAACAAGAGCGCGGGTAACCGAGGGCTACGATCAGGAGCGCCTTAATCAGCTGTCATTGGCCAACACATTGAATGATCTGGAAAAGCTGGGGTTTGCGCCGGTGGATAAGCTGCCCGGTGAAATGCAAGCCTTTCCTCTGGAGCTGGAGGGAAATGGTGGCGTCGAGTTTTGGCTTGCGCTGCCAAATTTTTATACCATTACGCGCTATAACCACAGCCATTTGTATGCCATGGCTGTGCATCAGTTGAGTCAGCTTATTCTTGAGCGGGTGAATGGTCTTGCGAGCTAG
- the mrdA gene encoding penicillin-binding protein 2, with product MNNDYALKDPQREYRLFFGRLGFTVLIVLLMIGGLIWRYAHLQISRHADFVTRSENNRVLARAVPPPRGLIYDRNGLLLADNRPSVNLSVVVEQAEDLDTLFAELKLLIDITDDDIQRFQKQLKQRRRPYETVPLRFNLSDEEQGILAVNEHRLPGVQVTAQLLRYYPMGENLAHVLGYVGSINDKEIRELDPVRYSGTRVVGKTGLEKYYEDDLLGEVGYEKVEVNARGRVMRKLEHIEAVPGTDLHLYLDYHLQKTAMEALGDYRGAVVAIETATGGVLALASKPGFDTNLFVTGISHKHYQALLTSRDRPLFDRALQGQYPPGSTVKPIYALAALESKTISPEYTIYDPGYFQLKGEERKYRDWKKGGHGSSIDLHTAIVQSCDTLYYDIGNRMGIDLIAKYGAMFGLGEKSGIDMPSERAGIMPSRAWKRGARGIAWYPGDTINTSIGQGFTLATPLQLAVAVAGLATRGKMRVPRLVRPNAGYGSDNEEAGDDLSETTLDIKPANWRYVINAMEDVVHHRRGTAQAINRGLEYRIAGKTGTAQVIGIKQDEEYDAEKVAMMNRDHALFIAFAPADEPLIAVAVLVENGEHGSSTAAPIARKLMDAYMQNLPVTGVNHSEVDDNAG from the coding sequence ATGAACAATGATTACGCGCTAAAAGATCCTCAACGGGAATACCGGCTGTTTTTTGGCCGTCTCGGTTTTACGGTATTAATTGTTTTGCTGATGATAGGCGGCCTGATCTGGCGCTATGCTCATTTGCAGATTTCCCGGCATGCAGACTTCGTTACCCGCTCGGAGAATAACCGGGTGCTGGCGCGGGCAGTGCCGCCACCGCGTGGTCTCATATATGATCGCAATGGCTTATTACTGGCGGATAACCGTCCGAGTGTGAATTTGTCCGTCGTTGTCGAGCAGGCAGAGGACCTTGATACGCTGTTCGCAGAATTGAAGCTGTTGATCGATATAACCGATGATGACATCCAGCGTTTTCAAAAACAGCTAAAGCAACGTCGTCGACCCTACGAAACGGTACCTCTCCGGTTTAATCTTAGTGATGAAGAGCAGGGTATTCTTGCTGTCAATGAACATCGATTGCCGGGCGTTCAGGTGACAGCACAACTACTGCGTTACTATCCTATGGGTGAAAACCTGGCTCATGTGCTGGGTTATGTTGGCAGTATTAATGATAAGGAAATCCGGGAGCTGGACCCGGTTCGTTACAGTGGCACCCGTGTGGTGGGTAAAACTGGTCTCGAAAAATATTATGAAGATGATCTACTGGGCGAAGTGGGTTACGAAAAGGTGGAGGTGAATGCTCGCGGGCGGGTCATGCGCAAGCTGGAGCATATTGAAGCTGTTCCCGGCACGGACCTTCACCTGTATCTGGATTACCATCTTCAGAAAACGGCCATGGAAGCCCTTGGTGATTACCGTGGCGCGGTGGTGGCCATTGAGACAGCGACAGGCGGTGTGCTGGCTTTAGCCAGCAAGCCCGGTTTTGATACCAATCTGTTTGTTACCGGGATTAGCCATAAGCATTATCAGGCACTACTGACATCCCGGGACCGCCCCCTGTTTGATCGGGCCCTGCAGGGCCAATATCCGCCGGGTTCGACCGTAAAACCTATCTATGCATTGGCTGCGCTGGAGAGCAAAACCATATCGCCCGAATACACGATTTATGATCCCGGTTACTTCCAGCTGAAAGGCGAGGAACGTAAATATCGCGACTGGAAAAAAGGTGGCCACGGAAGTTCGATTGATCTGCATACTGCGATTGTGCAGTCCTGCGACACGCTTTATTACGATATCGGCAACAGAATGGGGATTGATTTGATTGCCAAATATGGGGCAATGTTCGGACTGGGTGAAAAAAGCGGCATAGATATGCCCTCAGAACGTGCCGGCATCATGCCATCGCGGGCATGGAAGCGCGGTGCTCGTGGTATTGCGTGGTATCCGGGTGACACGATTAACACCAGTATCGGTCAGGGTTTTACGCTGGCAACACCCCTGCAGCTGGCGGTTGCGGTTGCCGGACTTGCTACCCGGGGAAAGATGCGGGTGCCACGCCTGGTTAGACCGAATGCTGGATATGGCTCCGATAATGAAGAAGCCGGTGATGATCTGTCGGAAACAACGCTGGATATTAAACCGGCGAACTGGCGCTATGTGATTAATGCGATGGAGGATGTGGTACATCACCGCCGGGGAACAGCACAGGCCATCAATCGGGGGCTGGAATATCGTATTGCCGGTAAAACCGGCACTGCCCAGGTGATCGGTATAAAGCAGGATGAAGAGTATGACGCTGAAAAAGTCGCCATGATGAACCGTGACCACGCCCTTTTTATTGCCTTCGCGCCAGCTGATGAGCCGCTTATTGCTGTGGCCGTGCTGGTTGAAAACGGTGAACATGGTAGTTCGACAGCTGCTCCGATCGCGAGGAAGCTGATGGACGCCTATATGCAGAATTTACCGGTGACGGGTGTCAATCACTCAGAGGTTGATGATAATGCCGGGTGA
- the rsfS gene encoding ribosome silencing factor, producing the protein MSKQLTDIVIDALEDIKGKDIVTLNVSDLTDVTDTLVVASGASTRQVKSLAEHVVEEGKKAGFRPLGIEGMDGAEWVLVDYGDLVLHVMLPATRDFYELEKLWSVRPDDHTATEE; encoded by the coding sequence ATGAGTAAACAACTGACAGATATCGTCATTGACGCCCTCGAAGACATTAAAGGAAAAGATATTGTCACCCTGAATGTCAGCGATCTTACTGATGTCACGGATACACTGGTTGTTGCCAGCGGCGCTTCAACCAGGCAAGTAAAATCTCTGGCCGAGCATGTGGTGGAAGAGGGCAAAAAGGCTGGTTTTCGACCACTTGGTATTGAGGGAATGGATGGGGCTGAATGGGTGTTGGTGGATTATGGCGACCTGGTGCTCCACGTGATGCTGCCCGCTACCCGCGATTTCTACGAACTGGAAAAACTCTGGTCTGTCCGCCCGGACGACCATACTGCTACTGAAGAGTAA
- the rodA gene encoding rod shape-determining protein RodA, producing MPGEYVHRIRQPGAGVYRSRGWNRVHLDMPLLLMLLVFMGGSLFVIYSASGQSEFYMKRQITWYGIGLLVMLLTAQIPPRMLERWAALPYAAGILMLIAVVFMGSGAKGAQRWLDIGGFRFQPSEILKAAVPLMVASYLGGRVLPPRFKHVFWALVLIAAPAVLIAIQPDLGTAILVASAGCFALFLAGLPKRYLGSCGLLVAIFAPVFWMFLLRDYQKQRILTLFNPEADKLGAGWNIIQATTAIGSGGIHGKGWMQGTQSQLDFLPESHTDFIVAVLAEDFGFIGVLLLLSAYLLIIARCLLISLRAQTMFGRLLAGSITLTFFVYIFVNMGMVSGILPVVGVPLPLVSYGGTSIVTLMLGFGMLMAISTEKRRGL from the coding sequence ATGCCGGGTGAATATGTCCACCGTATCAGACAGCCGGGGGCAGGTGTGTATCGCTCACGAGGCTGGAATCGCGTCCACCTGGATATGCCCCTGTTGCTGATGTTGCTTGTCTTTATGGGGGGGAGCCTGTTTGTGATTTATAGTGCCAGTGGGCAGAGCGAGTTTTACATGAAGCGTCAGATTACCTGGTATGGGATTGGCCTGCTGGTGATGCTGCTGACGGCCCAGATTCCGCCGCGCATGCTGGAGCGGTGGGCGGCGCTGCCTTATGCGGCGGGTATTCTGATGCTAATTGCAGTGGTATTTATGGGCTCCGGAGCCAAAGGCGCACAGCGGTGGCTTGACATCGGTGGGTTTCGTTTTCAGCCCTCGGAAATTCTCAAGGCGGCAGTGCCGCTTATGGTGGCCAGTTATCTGGGAGGCCGGGTTTTACCGCCCCGATTCAAACATGTTTTTTGGGCGTTGGTGTTGATTGCGGCGCCAGCAGTACTGATTGCTATTCAGCCTGATTTGGGAACCGCCATTCTGGTGGCGTCAGCGGGCTGTTTCGCATTATTTCTGGCAGGACTGCCCAAGCGTTATCTGGGATCATGCGGATTGCTGGTCGCAATTTTTGCACCTGTTTTCTGGATGTTTCTCTTAAGAGATTACCAGAAACAGCGTATTCTCACGCTTTTTAATCCGGAGGCGGATAAACTGGGGGCTGGCTGGAACATTATTCAGGCGACCACCGCTATTGGTTCTGGTGGAATACATGGGAAAGGCTGGATGCAAGGGACGCAATCGCAACTTGATTTCTTGCCTGAAAGTCACACGGATTTCATTGTGGCGGTGCTGGCTGAAGATTTTGGTTTTATCGGAGTGTTACTGCTTTTGAGTGCCTACTTGTTGATTATTGCGCGCTGTCTGTTGATCAGTCTGCGCGCGCAAACCATGTTTGGCAGGTTGCTGGCGGGCAGTATCACGCTGACGTTTTTTGTGTATATTTTTGTCAATATGGGTATGGTGTCCGGTATATTGCCTGTGGTGGGTGTACCGCTGCCGCTGGTTAGCTACGGGGGCACATCCATTGTCACCCTGATGCTCGGGTTTGGTATGCTGATGGCTATCAGCACAGAAAAAAGGAGAGGCCTCTGA
- a CDS encoding class I SAM-dependent methyltransferase, with product MVDLITQKKWDKAAPTFDLMAGRGAEKRWKPFKDDLFSHMRADARILFLALGTGLDIQCFPEGRKIVALDISPKMLEQANPRIAQYNGEIDARVMDVHDMDFEEHSFDQVFTSCTFCSVPNPVAALKALRKVLRPGGELYMFEHTGSRYYPFKIMMDFMTVLSRKIGPDMNRKTVENVKAAGFDIHEVNNVFLDVVKTIKATA from the coding sequence ATGGTTGATCTGATAACACAGAAGAAGTGGGATAAAGCAGCGCCAACCTTTGATTTGATGGCAGGCAGGGGTGCGGAAAAACGCTGGAAGCCTTTCAAGGATGACTTATTTTCTCATATGAGAGCTGATGCCAGGATTCTGTTTCTGGCACTGGGGACGGGGCTGGATATTCAGTGTTTTCCGGAAGGGCGCAAAATTGTGGCGCTGGATATAAGCCCGAAAATGCTTGAACAGGCAAACCCCAGGATTGCGCAGTACAACGGTGAGATTGACGCCCGGGTAATGGATGTACATGACATGGATTTTGAGGAACACAGTTTTGATCAGGTGTTTACTTCCTGTACTTTCTGCTCGGTTCCCAATCCGGTTGCGGCGTTGAAGGCCTTGCGCAAAGTGCTAAGGCCCGGTGGTGAGCTTTATATGTTCGAGCATACCGGCAGCCGATATTATCCCTTTAAAATCATGATGGACTTCATGACTGTACTGTCGAGAAAAATTGGCCCTGATATGAACCGGAAGACAGTTGAAAATGTTAAGGCCGCAGGATTTGACATTCATGAAGTGAATAACGTTTTTCTCGATGTTGTAAAAACAATCAAGGCAACAGCCTGA